A window of Prolixibacter sp. SD074 contains these coding sequences:
- a CDS encoding glycoside hydrolase family 38 C-terminal domain-containing protein, with the protein MKIRLSMFLAGVLFSVFGYAQPLQRRAPYDINKDKVLYTIGYAHLDTEWNWDYPATINEYIRNIMTENFHLFERYPDYVFNFTGSRRYEMMKEYYPELYEKVRSYIHQGRWYVSGSSVDEGEVNISSSESLIRQVLYGNNYFRKEFGEESVDYMLPDCFGFVANLPSVLHHCGLLGFSTQKLTWHSAAGIPFNVGVWNGPDDKGVVAALNATTYIGHVVSRLDRDSSWNARLNKDKENYGISFDYRYYGVGDQGGAPRERDVKNAVGSLNQTDSKLQVVLTSSDQMYKDITPEIRKKLPRYSGDLLLTEHSAGSLTSQAYMKRMNRKNELLARAAEPLAAVADHTHLASYPFRKLNASWELVLGSQFHDILPGTSIPKAYEYAWNDEFIAANGFAGVLKNSIEELSNRMNTEVKGRPVVVYNPVAHSREDVVTASLTYEKMPANVQVFDRRGKAVPTQIESCEGHVMKILFLAKVPSVGLAVFDIREAKKTENVSHSLKATERTLENSYYKVTLGDNGDVASIFDKKARKELLASPARLEFLHEAPAEWPSWNMDWKDRQKSPVGYMDKSATVRVVENGPVRVAVEVTRKGRNSSISQVISLSSGEAGKRVEVSNTADWQSKGVSLKAAFPLTVSNPKATYNLGLGTIKRGNNNHLKYEVPSKKWFDLTDKSGDYGITILEDCKYGSDKPSDNTLRLTLLFTPEVNSRWNWCRYQDTQDWGVQKFRYGLYGHKGGWQQGQSAWQGKYFNQPLMAFEVPGHTGAWSKNVSFLSLSTPQAGVMAFKKMEHSDYYLVRLNELSGKELKKAQVLFHGKIADAYEVDGQERKIGSADFSGNRLDFSLTHDAVCSYAVRLVPDGISGSVKQVQVELPYNEDVMSFDDNRDDGNFAWRSSLPAEMVPGVINSEGIQFFTGGKDDGMNNAVSCKGQEIELPGGQFERICILAAATQDTRGNFMAGDEVHSLNIQGWSGYIGQFYHRNFADDGHTVKSIDDPYVKRDDIAWFASHRHQAYPSKNLAYQYCYLYQYELKVPTGTRSIKLPDNDKIKVLAITAVDGSGGAAKPLHPLYDDFHDAKAVTIR; encoded by the coding sequence ATGAAAATCAGGTTAAGTATGTTTTTGGCGGGAGTTCTGTTTTCCGTCTTTGGCTATGCCCAGCCTCTGCAAAGAAGGGCGCCATATGATATTAATAAGGACAAAGTGTTGTATACCATCGGTTATGCACATTTGGATACTGAATGGAACTGGGATTATCCGGCGACCATCAATGAATATATCCGAAATATAATGACGGAAAATTTTCATCTGTTTGAGCGGTATCCTGATTATGTTTTCAATTTTACAGGCTCCCGGCGCTACGAAATGATGAAGGAGTATTATCCTGAGCTTTATGAGAAGGTCCGGAGCTACATTCACCAGGGACGGTGGTATGTTTCGGGTTCATCGGTGGACGAAGGTGAGGTGAATATCTCTTCTTCCGAATCGCTGATCCGACAGGTACTATACGGGAATAACTACTTCCGCAAAGAGTTTGGAGAGGAGAGTGTAGACTATATGTTGCCTGACTGCTTCGGATTTGTAGCTAATCTTCCCAGCGTTCTTCATCACTGTGGTTTGCTTGGTTTTTCAACTCAAAAATTGACATGGCACTCAGCAGCTGGTATTCCTTTTAATGTGGGCGTGTGGAATGGTCCTGATGACAAAGGGGTTGTTGCTGCGTTAAATGCCACCACGTACATTGGTCATGTCGTTTCCAGGCTGGACAGGGATAGCAGTTGGAATGCCCGGTTAAACAAGGATAAGGAAAATTATGGTATTTCCTTTGATTATCGCTATTATGGTGTAGGAGATCAAGGGGGGGCCCCGCGGGAGCGGGATGTGAAAAATGCTGTTGGCAGCTTGAACCAAACTGACAGTAAACTTCAGGTGGTGCTGACCTCTTCAGACCAAATGTATAAGGATATTACTCCTGAAATCCGAAAAAAATTACCCCGGTACAGCGGAGATCTCTTACTGACCGAGCACAGTGCCGGTTCGCTAACCTCTCAGGCCTACATGAAACGCATGAACCGAAAAAATGAGCTGCTCGCCAGGGCTGCTGAGCCTTTGGCAGCAGTGGCAGATCATACTCATCTGGCCAGTTATCCGTTCAGAAAGCTAAATGCCTCCTGGGAACTGGTATTGGGAAGCCAGTTTCACGATATTCTTCCCGGAACCTCCATTCCGAAAGCTTACGAATACGCCTGGAACGATGAATTTATTGCCGCTAATGGCTTTGCAGGTGTATTGAAAAATTCGATCGAAGAATTAAGCAACCGAATGAATACGGAAGTGAAAGGTCGTCCGGTTGTTGTATACAATCCGGTTGCCCACAGTCGGGAAGATGTTGTTACGGCTAGTTTGACCTACGAAAAGATGCCGGCAAATGTGCAGGTATTCGATCGAAGAGGAAAAGCAGTTCCTACACAGATAGAGAGTTGTGAAGGGCATGTAATGAAGATTTTGTTTCTGGCAAAAGTTCCTTCGGTAGGATTGGCTGTTTTCGATATTCGGGAAGCTAAAAAAACGGAGAATGTTTCTCACAGTCTGAAGGCAACTGAGCGCACGCTTGAGAATTCGTATTATAAGGTAACACTGGGAGATAACGGCGATGTCGCTAGTATTTTTGACAAAAAAGCCCGGAAAGAGTTACTGGCATCTCCGGCCCGGCTGGAATTCCTGCACGAGGCTCCCGCCGAATGGCCTTCATGGAATATGGACTGGAAAGATCGGCAAAAATCACCGGTAGGCTATATGGATAAGTCCGCAACTGTGAGAGTGGTTGAGAACGGACCCGTTCGTGTGGCTGTTGAAGTGACCCGTAAAGGACGTAATTCTTCCATCAGTCAGGTGATTAGTCTTTCTTCTGGAGAAGCAGGAAAACGAGTGGAAGTCTCGAATACAGCTGATTGGCAATCGAAGGGAGTGAGCTTGAAAGCTGCTTTCCCGTTAACGGTCAGTAACCCGAAGGCCACCTATAACCTGGGCCTGGGAACCATTAAACGTGGTAACAATAATCACTTGAAATATGAGGTTCCATCAAAAAAATGGTTCGATCTGACTGATAAAAGTGGCGATTATGGCATAACAATACTGGAAGATTGTAAATATGGCTCGGACAAGCCTTCGGATAACACCCTTCGTTTAACCTTGCTGTTCACTCCAGAGGTCAATTCCCGGTGGAATTGGTGTCGTTATCAGGATACTCAGGATTGGGGAGTGCAGAAGTTTCGGTATGGCCTTTACGGGCACAAGGGGGGCTGGCAGCAAGGTCAGTCCGCCTGGCAGGGGAAATACTTTAACCAGCCTTTGATGGCTTTTGAAGTACCCGGACATACTGGGGCATGGAGCAAAAATGTATCATTTCTTTCTTTGAGTACGCCGCAAGCCGGGGTTATGGCTTTTAAAAAGATGGAACACAGCGATTACTACCTGGTTCGGTTGAATGAATTATCTGGCAAAGAGCTGAAAAAGGCCCAGGTTTTATTCCATGGAAAAATTGCGGACGCTTACGAGGTGGATGGTCAGGAACGCAAAATTGGCTCAGCTGACTTTTCTGGAAACCGGTTGGATTTTTCATTGACTCACGATGCCGTTTGCAGTTACGCAGTCAGATTGGTGCCGGATGGTATATCTGGTTCAGTGAAGCAGGTTCAGGTAGAGCTGCCTTATAACGAGGATGTGATGAGTTTTGATGATAACCGTGACGATGGCAATTTTGCCTGGCGGTCAAGTTTACCTGCTGAAATGGTTCCTGGCGTTATCAATAGCGAAGGAATTCAGTTTTTTACAGGGGGTAAGGATGATGGCATGAATAACGCTGTTAGTTGTAAAGGACAAGAAATCGAATTACCCGGGGGACAGTTTGAGCGAATTTGTATTCTCGCTGCAGCGACACAGGATACACGCGGAAATTTTATGGCCGGGGATGAAGTTCATTCGCTGAATATCCAGGGATGGTCTGGTTACATAGGCCAGTTTTATCATCGAAACTTTGCCGACGATGGACACACGGTTAAATCGATAGACGACCCGTATGTGAAGCGAGATGATATCGCCTGGTTTGCTTCACACCGTCATCAGGCTTATCCGTCAAAGAATCTCGCCTACCAATACTGTTATCTGTATCAATATGAACTAAAGGTACCGACAGGTACCCGGAGCATCAAGTTACCGGATAACGATAAAATTAAGGTGCTGGCGATAACAGCGGTTGATGGATCCGGAGGTGCAGCAAAACCATTGCATCCTTTATATGATGATTTTCACGATGCAAAAGCTGTGACAATTCGTTAG
- a CDS encoding ROK family protein — protein sequence MKRYAIGADIGGSHINCALVDLVKGCIVDTNRSERKIDNQASDNDILEGWENALNQIVIGLDPDCLSGIGFAMPGPFAYDKGVALFEKVAKFENLYGVNVQQELAARLELPVEVSLRFMNDASAFAVGEAWQGQAMGTAKSVSVTLGTGFGSAFVSDGVPVVEAEGVPEMGCVWHLPFMGGIADDYFSTRWFVARWAAISGEIITGVKDVADRAVAGQVEAKELFMEFGSNLGVFLGPWLRDFEAETLVIGGNVMGAWPLFGPAFKAELSSLKVETNVVSSGLKEDAAIIGCARMLDPAYWRHIEPVLSKM from the coding sequence ATGAAAAGATATGCGATCGGCGCTGATATTGGTGGAAGTCATATCAATTGCGCCCTAGTAGACTTGGTTAAAGGATGCATTGTGGATACGAACCGCTCGGAGCGGAAAATCGATAATCAGGCTTCGGACAATGACATTTTGGAGGGGTGGGAAAATGCTTTGAATCAGATTGTTATTGGTCTTGATCCGGACTGTCTGTCTGGAATAGGTTTTGCCATGCCTGGTCCGTTTGCCTATGACAAAGGGGTTGCCCTGTTCGAAAAGGTGGCCAAGTTCGAAAATCTCTATGGGGTAAATGTACAACAGGAGCTAGCTGCCCGTTTGGAATTACCGGTGGAAGTTTCCTTGCGGTTTATGAATGATGCTTCTGCATTTGCGGTAGGCGAAGCCTGGCAGGGGCAAGCCATGGGAACGGCAAAAAGTGTTTCGGTCACTCTCGGAACTGGTTTTGGGTCGGCTTTCGTATCTGACGGAGTTCCGGTCGTGGAAGCAGAGGGAGTTCCGGAGATGGGCTGTGTCTGGCATCTTCCCTTCATGGGGGGTATTGCTGACGATTACTTCTCTACCCGGTGGTTCGTTGCCCGTTGGGCTGCTATCTCCGGGGAAATAATTACCGGCGTGAAAGATGTCGCTGACCGGGCTGTTGCGGGACAGGTAGAAGCGAAAGAGCTGTTTATGGAGTTTGGTTCCAATCTGGGCGTTTTTCTGGGACCGTGGCTGAGAGATTTTGAGGCCGAAACCCTGGTTATTGGAGGTAATGTTATGGGAGCCTGGCCGCTTTTTGGACCGGCTTTCAAAGCAGAACTATCATCACTTAAGGTTGAGACGAATGTCGTTTCTTCGGGACTTAAGGAAGATGCAGCGATTATCGGGTGCGCCCGTATGCTTGATCCAGCTTATTGGCGGCACATTGAACCAGTGTTGTCGAAAATGTGA
- a CDS encoding sugar MFS transporter — protein sequence MQTQKNKYIHVLPVLFGFFVMGFCDVVGITSAHVKVDLLSDYSPEFRDTLSNLIPVALFSMFLIFSVPTGILMNKIGRKKTVVLSNVLTIIAMFLPLVDYTFVMSLIAFALLGIANTILQVSLNPLLTNVVKGDKLTSSLTAGQFVKATSSFSAPFIAAFAATALGSWRYIFPIYAVITLLSTVWLLATPIRESSAEAQVNTFGSVMGILKDRTILLLFLGILFVVGVDVGINTASSKILMERGGLTAIKAGYGPSVYFAFRTLGTFLGAFLLARYSSEKFFKWNIIIAALALFALIFAGNEALIFSLFAIVGFTIANIFPIIFGMAIQSRPDKANEISGLMITGVFGGAVIPFFMGLLSDTIGSQVGAVMVILASALYLVYVAFALHRKISVA from the coding sequence ATGCAAACGCAAAAGAACAAATATATACATGTATTGCCCGTACTGTTCGGCTTCTTTGTGATGGGCTTCTGTGATGTGGTTGGTATTACCTCGGCGCACGTGAAAGTGGATCTGCTGAGTGATTACAGCCCTGAGTTCCGGGATACCTTGTCAAACCTGATTCCGGTGGCTTTATTTTCTATGTTCCTGATATTTTCAGTTCCTACCGGGATATTAATGAATAAAATAGGACGGAAGAAAACGGTTGTCCTTAGTAATGTGTTGACAATCATCGCTATGTTTTTGCCATTGGTTGACTACACTTTTGTGATGTCGTTGATAGCATTCGCCTTGTTGGGAATAGCCAATACCATATTGCAGGTATCGTTGAACCCTTTGTTGACTAACGTTGTAAAAGGAGATAAGCTGACGAGTAGCCTGACAGCAGGTCAGTTTGTGAAAGCTACTTCTTCATTCAGTGCACCTTTTATCGCAGCTTTCGCTGCTACTGCTCTGGGAAGCTGGCGGTATATCTTCCCAATTTATGCCGTTATTACTCTATTGTCTACTGTTTGGTTGCTGGCTACTCCTATCAGAGAATCTTCAGCGGAGGCACAAGTGAATACATTTGGCAGTGTGATGGGAATTTTGAAAGACCGGACCATTCTGTTGCTTTTTCTGGGGATTCTTTTCGTGGTAGGCGTCGACGTAGGAATCAACACGGCTTCCTCAAAAATTTTGATGGAGCGGGGAGGATTGACTGCTATCAAAGCGGGATACGGACCAAGTGTTTATTTTGCATTCCGTACGCTGGGAACCTTCCTGGGGGCATTCTTACTGGCACGTTACTCTTCAGAGAAGTTTTTTAAATGGAATATCATCATAGCGGCATTGGCATTATTTGCACTGATTTTTGCCGGAAATGAGGCGTTGATCTTTAGTCTCTTTGCTATTGTGGGATTTACAATTGCCAATATTTTTCCAATCATTTTTGGAATGGCTATCCAATCGCGTCCCGATAAAGCCAATGAGATTTCCGGACTGATGATTACCGGAGTGTTTGGCGGAGCTGTGATTCCTTTTTTCATGGGCTTGTTGTCCGATACCATTGGTTCGCAGGTGGGAGCAGTAATGGTGATTTTGGCTAGTGCGCTTTACCTGGTTTATGTAGCTTTTGCTTTACACCGAAAGATTTCGGTGGCGTAA
- a CDS encoding RNA polymerase sigma factor, which translates to MDDIKLIKRFKAGEKIAINELYDRYSNKLYRFALGYLKSDAEARDIVQEVFVRLWNNRKDLEESTKFEAFLFTVTKNIVVSTFRKKIIEKEYLDHLKYLVIDNHSDTETQVDYALLSEKVSSLITQLPAQQKKVYILSKEKGYTNKAIAEELDISIKTVERHITKARRFLKENLGNYGIIALLFYELFIR; encoded by the coding sequence ATGGATGACATTAAATTAATAAAACGTTTTAAGGCTGGTGAGAAGATCGCGATTAACGAATTATATGACCGGTACAGCAACAAACTTTATCGTTTCGCACTCGGGTACCTAAAATCAGATGCTGAAGCCAGGGACATCGTCCAGGAGGTGTTCGTTCGTCTCTGGAATAACCGAAAAGATTTAGAAGAAAGCACCAAATTCGAAGCTTTTCTTTTTACGGTAACCAAAAACATCGTTGTATCAACATTTCGAAAGAAAATAATCGAAAAGGAGTACCTCGATCATCTAAAATACCTGGTCATAGACAATCATTCTGACACCGAAACCCAAGTCGATTATGCGTTGTTGTCTGAGAAGGTAAGTAGCTTAATCACCCAATTACCAGCACAACAAAAAAAAGTTTACATCCTTAGTAAGGAAAAAGGATATACCAACAAAGCAATTGCAGAAGAACTGGATATTTCGATAAAAACGGTTGAACGCCACATTACCAAAGCCCGTCGTTTTCTGAAAGAAAATCTGGGGAACTATGGTATAATTGCCCTGTTATTTTACGAATTGTTCATCCGCTGA
- a CDS encoding FecR family protein — protein MKKFFQKYLENRCGEDEFNLFVDLITKQGNEKELSVNMKEDWNTMPLHDEAPDLSDTLHQIHYQINSQEVPLSRSRKMMTYLVRLAAVLFIPLAVTYFFQVYKGRNASAVYQTVSTPLASKTSFQLPDGSTVWLNSGSSLRFPAKFVGGKRLVELMGEAYFDVAKNGDPFTVKTSRFDVNVMGTAFDVMAYRNEIPVVTLERGKVMLETHSGARDFLTPGEQAHIDTLQESITLSKVDTRIFSAWIHDRLIFQNEPLSTVVKRLERWYNVNIHVDDPSLMDLRLTANIEFESIREIMELMEITLPVKYAYNKDARKLTIYRKSTSTNK, from the coding sequence GTGAAGAAATTTTTTCAAAAATATCTGGAAAACCGGTGTGGGGAGGATGAGTTCAACCTGTTTGTCGACTTAATTACAAAGCAGGGAAATGAAAAAGAATTGTCGGTTAACATGAAAGAGGATTGGAACACTATGCCGTTGCATGATGAAGCCCCGGATTTATCAGATACGTTGCATCAGATTCACTATCAGATCAACAGTCAGGAAGTGCCGCTTTCGAGATCCCGAAAGATGATGACTTACCTGGTGCGGCTTGCAGCGGTCTTGTTCATTCCATTGGCCGTTACATACTTCTTTCAGGTATATAAAGGAAGAAATGCGTCCGCTGTTTATCAGACCGTTTCAACCCCATTGGCATCGAAGACATCATTCCAGTTACCAGACGGATCTACTGTATGGTTAAATTCAGGTTCATCTCTTAGATTCCCTGCAAAATTTGTTGGTGGAAAAAGACTTGTCGAATTGATGGGAGAAGCCTATTTCGACGTGGCAAAAAACGGCGACCCTTTTACGGTAAAAACATCCCGGTTTGATGTAAATGTAATGGGAACAGCTTTTGACGTTATGGCTTACAGAAATGAAATACCTGTAGTAACACTGGAACGGGGAAAAGTAATGTTGGAAACACATTCCGGGGCTCGTGATTTTCTAACTCCCGGAGAACAGGCACATATCGATACGCTGCAAGAATCGATCACCCTAAGTAAGGTGGATACCCGCATATTTTCTGCTTGGATTCACGATCGGCTTATCTTTCAGAACGAACCATTATCGACAGTTGTTAAACGCCTGGAACGTTGGTATAATGTGAATATTCACGTGGACGATCCTTCTTTAATGGATCTCAGGTTGACAGCAAATATTGAATTTGAGTCCATTCGGGAGATTATGGAATTGATGGAAATTACACTTCCGGTCAAATATGCTTACAATAAAGATGCAAGAAAACTAACTATTTATAGAAAAAGCACCAGTACCAATAAATAA
- a CDS encoding TonB-dependent receptor, whose product MKLSFLILCLSAFSVLASETYAQSTKLSLSVKNETIGQVLKKIENQSEFRFFYSDNIQTDKKVTVDIRDRNIQDILNEILSGTDIQYRIIGRQVALFHENEGEPQIPVNQSKVITGKVTSEDGEPIPGTTILVKGTTNGTITDVDGNYTLKIKPDVKTLVFSFVGMKTREVNVGDNNVINVRMEEASIGLDEVVAIGYGSLKKADVTGSVNRMMRDNFNPGPVTNPLQQLQGRMTGVNISQVGSDPNQAPTIRIRGINSLAGGNDPLVVVDGVQGGPELLQTLSPFDIASFDVLKDASSSAIYGSRGAAGVVIVTTRSGKAGKMQLEINSVSSLETVSGKPDLMNAAQWRNYVDQSGISASDYGADTNWFDEITRNGHILDNNIAITGGTEQLSYRASLSYISQEGLLLESGSDRLTGSLKVHQKNLNGRLQTTLHLNVNATKADFVATDDYDDINMALVAAYQRRPVEPVVNSNGSWFYDSSIWGYVNPVALLKETRNQGAMDSYFGSIRSEYNLWEDMKLGVFASKRKHNNTYGYYQPGDLFGTNGYTYHGFAQKSQASLHEELLDLTLNYKKTLKHHRIAFTGVYEWQQSTNEGFKAIGRDFISDINGYNNLGNGNIGDVQSGDISSFKDESTLISYLARLNYAYSDKYLLTLNIRHDGSSKLGKSNKWGTFPSASVAWRISQEPFLSSSTNINDLKLRLGYGETGNQGGLVPYQSLRLLASQGSTLFNGQSVTLYGTSQNENKDLKWEVKKMVNIGLDFYLFKNRLMGSIDYYNGHTDNMLYEYAVPVPPFYTNTLWANIGEMTNKGFECSLEYLPVKTENTSWSVEINFSKNENKIKSLSGTLNGNELSTDLVPYGYVDGRAVSFLKVGDPVGIFYVYKHAGVDDQGNEILADLNNDGSVTIDNRSPDRYNAGNPQPDFTYGINTSFRHKNFDAMLVFTGSQGNEIYNGTWSRLNRLGEIGILNMVPEAVDNGFKVMSDFSDFWIQDGSFFRLSNLTLGYNIPVRNETISRFRLSFTANNLFVITGYKGTDPEIQSDGAAGFGIDDFNLYPRARSFAFGVNLTIK is encoded by the coding sequence ATGAAACTGAGCTTTCTCATACTTTGCTTGTCGGCTTTCTCAGTTTTAGCCTCCGAAACCTACGCGCAATCAACCAAGTTATCCTTGTCCGTCAAGAATGAAACCATCGGACAGGTCCTGAAGAAAATTGAAAATCAAAGTGAATTTCGGTTTTTCTATTCAGATAATATACAGACGGATAAAAAGGTTACTGTCGACATACGGGATCGGAATATTCAGGATATCCTGAATGAAATTCTGAGTGGCACGGACATTCAATACCGAATTATTGGTCGGCAGGTCGCCCTGTTTCACGAGAACGAGGGCGAACCCCAGATTCCGGTTAACCAGTCAAAAGTAATAACTGGAAAGGTAACCAGTGAGGATGGAGAACCTATTCCCGGAACTACAATTCTCGTTAAAGGGACAACGAATGGAACCATTACGGATGTTGATGGGAATTATACATTGAAGATTAAACCAGATGTTAAGACGTTGGTTTTCTCATTTGTAGGAATGAAAACCAGAGAGGTTAATGTAGGTGATAATAATGTTATCAACGTTCGAATGGAAGAAGCATCCATTGGATTAGATGAAGTTGTGGCAATTGGGTACGGAAGCCTCAAAAAAGCGGATGTTACCGGGTCGGTCAATCGTATGATGAGGGACAATTTCAATCCCGGGCCTGTCACCAATCCCCTGCAGCAACTTCAGGGACGCATGACGGGGGTCAACATCTCGCAGGTGGGTTCAGATCCTAATCAGGCACCCACCATACGCATACGGGGTATCAATTCACTGGCCGGAGGCAACGATCCCCTGGTGGTAGTGGATGGAGTGCAGGGTGGCCCGGAACTGTTGCAAACATTGTCGCCCTTCGATATTGCCTCCTTCGATGTCCTCAAAGATGCCTCGTCATCGGCCATCTACGGATCCCGTGGGGCGGCAGGTGTAGTGATCGTCACCACCAGAAGTGGTAAGGCGGGCAAAATGCAGCTGGAAATCAACAGTGTAAGTTCACTGGAGACTGTATCCGGAAAGCCGGATCTGATGAATGCTGCTCAATGGCGCAACTATGTGGATCAAAGCGGCATCAGCGCTTCTGATTACGGAGCCGACACCAATTGGTTCGATGAGATTACACGCAACGGCCATATTCTGGATAACAACATAGCCATTACGGGAGGAACCGAACAGCTCAGCTACAGAGCTTCTCTCAGCTACATCAGCCAGGAAGGCCTTCTGCTGGAGTCAGGTTCCGACAGGCTTACAGGTTCTCTGAAGGTTCATCAGAAAAATCTCAATGGTCGCTTGCAGACCACGCTTCACCTCAATGTTAATGCCACCAAAGCAGATTTTGTAGCAACCGACGATTACGATGACATCAACATGGCACTGGTGGCTGCTTATCAACGCAGACCGGTAGAACCGGTGGTCAACAGCAACGGGAGCTGGTTTTACGATTCCAGCATCTGGGGATATGTCAACCCGGTGGCGCTACTGAAGGAGACCCGCAACCAAGGCGCCATGGACAGTTATTTCGGAAGCATCAGATCGGAATACAACCTTTGGGAGGATATGAAACTGGGGGTGTTTGCTTCCAAACGTAAGCACAACAACACCTATGGTTATTATCAGCCGGGCGATCTCTTTGGCACCAATGGCTATACCTATCATGGGTTTGCCCAAAAAAGTCAGGCCTCTCTCCACGAGGAACTGCTCGACCTGACACTCAACTACAAGAAGACGCTGAAGCACCATCGCATCGCATTTACCGGGGTGTATGAGTGGCAGCAGTCCACCAACGAAGGTTTTAAAGCCATCGGCCGTGATTTCATCTCCGACATCAACGGGTACAACAATCTGGGGAATGGCAACATCGGGGATGTACAAAGTGGTGATATCTCTTCTTTTAAAGACGAAAGCACCCTGATATCGTACCTAGCCCGCCTGAATTATGCGTATAGTGACAAATACCTGCTTACCCTGAACATTCGTCATGATGGCTCGTCCAAGCTGGGGAAAAGCAACAAGTGGGGTACCTTCCCTTCGGCTTCGGTGGCCTGGCGCATCTCGCAGGAGCCATTCCTGAGCAGTTCCACCAACATAAACGATCTGAAGCTGCGGCTGGGGTATGGCGAAACAGGCAACCAGGGCGGACTGGTTCCTTACCAGTCATTGAGATTGCTGGCATCGCAGGGATCTACACTCTTCAACGGCCAATCCGTTACCCTCTACGGAACCTCACAAAACGAAAATAAAGATCTCAAATGGGAGGTTAAAAAAATGGTCAACATAGGACTGGATTTCTATCTGTTCAAAAACCGGCTTATGGGCTCCATCGACTATTACAATGGCCATACCGACAATATGCTGTACGAATATGCCGTTCCGGTACCTCCCTTCTATACCAATACGCTTTGGGCCAACATTGGGGAGATGACCAACAAAGGCTTCGAATGCTCGCTGGAATACCTGCCAGTAAAAACCGAAAATACCTCTTGGTCGGTAGAAATCAACTTCTCCAAAAATGAGAACAAAATAAAATCACTCAGTGGCACCCTCAACGGCAATGAACTTTCCACTGACCTGGTGCCTTATGGCTATGTCGACGGAAGGGCGGTCTCTTTTCTCAAGGTGGGCGACCCGGTAGGTATCTTCTATGTTTACAAACATGCAGGAGTCGACGATCAGGGAAATGAAATCCTTGCCGATCTCAACAACGACGGCAGCGTCACCATCGACAACCGCTCCCCCGACAGGTACAATGCCGGAAATCCACAACCTGATTTCACTTATGGTATCAACACCTCTTTCCGCCACAAAAACTTCGACGCCATGCTGGTATTCACCGGGTCACAGGGCAACGAAATCTACAACGGCACCTGGAGCCGCCTCAACCGGCTGGGAGAGATCGGCATACTCAATATGGTGCCCGAAGCGGTGGATAACGGTTTTAAGGTGATGTCTGACTTCTCGGATTTCTGGATACAGGACGGATCTTTCTTCCGGCTCTCCAACCTTACCCTGGGATACAATATCCCTGTCAGAAACGAGACCATATCCCGCTTTCGTCTCTCCTTCACAGCCAACAATCTTTTTGTCATCACCGGCTATAAAGGCACCGACCCCGAGATTCAATCTGACGGAGCTGCCGGCTTTGGCATAGACGATTTCAATCTCTATCCCAGGGCCAGAAGCTTTGCCTTTGGGGTAAACCTCACGATTAAATAG